One genomic segment of Candidatus Methylacidiphilales bacterium includes these proteins:
- a CDS encoding YdeI/OmpD-associated family protein, giving the protein MNLEIYYARSKKHWRDWLVRNHIRTQSIWLRYYKKSINKPSLSWSEAVDEALCFGWIDSVKKTYDSESYIQCFSKRKEKSIWSKINKNKIKILQKQGLIFPAGLAAVATAKKNGSWIFLDEIEEGVVPSDLQSALEKAKLVSQFNQLSPSLRKQYLVSIKSARLANTRINRIQLTCNYLQKNP; this is encoded by the coding sequence ATGAATTTAGAAATCTATTATGCGAGAAGTAAAAAGCACTGGCGTGATTGGTTGGTGCGGAATCATATTCGGACACAATCAATTTGGTTGCGCTATTATAAAAAATCAATAAATAAACCTTCTCTTAGCTGGAGCGAAGCAGTTGATGAAGCGCTTTGCTTTGGCTGGATTGATAGCGTAAAGAAAACCTATGATAGTGAAAGCTATATCCAATGCTTTAGTAAACGCAAAGAAAAAAGTATCTGGTCAAAAATCAATAAGAATAAAATAAAAATATTACAAAAACAAGGACTTATATTTCCCGCAGGTTTAGCAGCAGTTGCAACTGCTAAAAAGAACGGTAGTTGGATTTTTCTTGATGAGATAGAAGAGGGAGTCGTACCATCTGACTTACAGAGCGCTTTAGAGAAAGCGAAACTTGTATCCCAGTTTAATCAGTTAAGCCCATCACTTCGTAAACAATACCTAGTGAGTATTAAATCTGCTCGGTTAGCAAATACGAGAATTAATAGAATACAATTAACCTGCAACTATTTGCAAAAAAATCCATAG
- a CDS encoding WG repeat-containing protein, whose protein sequence is MFKKSQLFSDLRKLFKIKLSHFVVFFISYIIICAVGTKILLELNREPEIFPNCTDSFNAKINNRGGYVPKKSVAEVLHKGINIYNIDASALKSIPCGASGMGYINKEGVIILPFNYENARSFSKDGTAFVKHKDKWGVINTKGEFIISPRFELIKDPSFNEGRTFNEGRIINEERIFNEGKIVGEGFCLGGDDWGDCTYMGYVNSKGEITFPPKYLFVFRFNRFGFGVYYNHFDSEYARLLHYSLGGLFTENRELVEIKSGLVNVNGEIIVPAIYETIRELYTDGSYIVVGQSEKDGTNKYGLINVKGEKVLPIKYTSMLFFSKEHIQVSFDNDYKKGIINWKGEEIIPPKYDVVNPFYGELFYVKLFEKWGLINSKGEEIIPPKYDDINNIKEGYLAVNKNKKWGLINSKGEEIIPPKYDDIYSMKEGYLAASKNKKWGLINSKGVEVVSPQYDLVSNFNSNGLAIVKLNNKWGYVNAEGKLISPLNFNAYDFAINSDGELILKRNNASYTNVNVISPLNHFIKSNRVSYDDPECNLFSGLIYCSYFEISDCEYHARGDWALYNSEGKLLFNNSNFSIPRSSQIHNSELIPIYFKKCNS, encoded by the coding sequence ATGTTCAAAAAATCACAGCTCTTTTCTGATCTTAGAAAATTATTTAAAATTAAATTATCTCATTTTGTTGTTTTTTTTATTTCATATATTATTATTTGTGCCGTAGGAACAAAAATACTTTTAGAGTTAAATAGAGAACCTGAAATATTTCCAAATTGTACTGATTCATTTAATGCAAAAATAAATAATAGAGGGGGGTATGTGCCTAAAAAAAGTGTTGCAGAAGTGTTACACAAGGGCATTAATATTTACAACATTGATGCAAGCGCACTGAAATCTATACCTTGTGGAGCATCTGGGATGGGTTACATTAACAAAGAGGGTGTCATTATTCTCCCATTTAATTACGAGAATGCACGTTCATTTTCAAAAGATGGAACAGCATTCGTTAAGCATAAGGATAAATGGGGGGTGATCAATACTAAAGGTGAGTTCATAATTTCGCCGAGATTTGAATTGATCAAGGACCCCTCCTTCAATGAAGGAAGAACTTTCAATGAAGGAAGAATTATCAATGAAGAAAGAATTTTCAATGAAGGAAAAATAGTAGGCGAAGGGTTTTGTCTGGGGGGCGACGACTGGGGCGACTGTACCTACATGGGGTATGTGAACTCAAAAGGTGAGATAACATTTCCCCCAAAATATTTATTTGTTTTTCGATTTAATCGATTTGGATTTGGAGTATATTATAATCATTTTGATTCTGAATATGCTCGTTTATTACATTATTCCTTGGGAGGCTTATTTACAGAAAATAGAGAGCTTGTTGAAATTAAATCTGGGCTCGTTAATGTTAATGGAGAAATTATCGTGCCAGCGATTTATGAAACTATACGCGAACTCTATACTGATGGAAGTTATATTGTAGTAGGTCAAAGTGAGAAAGATGGAACGAATAAATATGGATTAATTAATGTAAAAGGAGAAAAAGTATTACCTATTAAATACACGAGCATGTTGTTTTTTAGTAAGGAGCATATTCAGGTAAGTTTTGATAATGATTATAAAAAGGGAATTATTAATTGGAAAGGAGAGGAAATCATACCTCCAAAATATGATGTTGTTAATCCATTCTATGGCGAGTTGTTTTATGTAAAACTATTTGAGAAATGGGGGTTAATTAATTCCAAAGGAGAGGAAATCATACCTCCAAAATATGACGATATAAATAATATAAAAGAAGGGTATCTAGCAGTAAATAAAAACAAGAAATGGGGATTAATTAATTCCAAAGGAGAGGAAATCATACCTCCAAAATATGACGATATATATTCTATGAAAGAAGGGTATCTGGCAGCAAGTAAAAACAAGAAATGGGGATTAATTAATTCCAAAGGAGTGGAAGTTGTATCACCTCAATATGATTTGGTAAGCAATTTTAATAGTAACGGATTAGCTATTGTTAAACTAAATAATAAATGGGGTTATGTAAATGCTGAGGGTAAATTAATTTCACCGCTTAATTTTAATGCTTATGATTTTGCTATTAATTCAGATGGGGAATTAATACTTAAGCGTAATAATGCTAGCTATACTAATGTCAATGTCATATCCCCTTTAAATCATTTTATTAAGAGTAACCGGGTTTCTTATGATGATCCTGAATGCAATTTATTTTCAGGTTTAATTTATTGTTCATATTTTGAGATATCTGATTGTGAATATCACGCAAGGGGTGATTGGGCTCTTTATAATTCAGAAGGAAAATTATTGTTCAACAATAGTAATTTCTCAATACCAAGATCATCGCAGATACATAATTCAGAATTAATTCCTATTTATTTTAAAAAATGTAATAGCTAG
- a CDS encoding YdeI/OmpD-associated family protein produces the protein MNLEIYYARSKKHWRDWLVRNHIRTQSIWLRYYKKSINKPSLSWSEAVDEALCFGWIDSVKKTYDSESYIQCFSKRKEKSIWSKINKNKIKILQKQGLIFPAGLAAVATAKKNGSWIFLDEIEEGVVPSDLQSALEKAKLVSQFNQLSPSLRKQYLVSIKSARLATTRINRIQLTCSYLQKNP, from the coding sequence ATGAATTTAGAAATCTATTATGCGAGAAGTAAAAAGCACTGGCGTGATTGGTTGGTGCGGAATCATATTCGGACACAATCAATTTGGTTGCGCTATTATAAAAAATCAATAAATAAACCTTCTCTTAGCTGGAGCGAAGCAGTTGATGAAGCGCTTTGCTTTGGCTGGATTGATAGCGTAAAGAAAACCTATGATAGTGAAAGCTATATCCAATGCTTTAGTAAACGCAAAGAAAAAAGTATCTGGTCAAAAATCAATAAGAATAAAATAAAAATATTACAAAAACAAGGACTTATATTTCCCGCAGGTTTAGCAGCAGTTGCAACTGCTAAAAAGAACGGTAGTTGGATTTTTCTTGATGAGATAGAAGAGGGAGTCGTACCATCTGACTTACAGAGCGCTTTAGAGAAAGCGAAACTTGTATCCCAGTTTAATCAGTTAAGCCCATCACTTCGTAAACAATACCTAGTGAGTATTAAATCTGCTCGGTTAGCAACTACGAGAATTAATAGAATACAATTAACCTGCAGCTATTTACAAAAAAATCCATAG
- a CDS encoding type I restriction-modification system subunit M, which produces MKEKSKEKIINENTSANEKAELHRTIWQIANDLRGSIDGWDFKQYVLGFLFYRFISENITSYINNQQRKLKEQANFNYASVSDEQATKGRKAILQSKGFFILPSELFANIKASASDDSNLNTTLHRIFKNIENSAKSFESEDDMKGLFDDIDVNSNKLGNTVEKRNVLLLKLLNAIGELKLGDFNDNTIDAFGDAYEYLMTMYASSAGKSGGEFFTPQEVSELLAEIATIGKKEVNKVYDPACGSGSLLLKFAKVLGKDNVRNGFYGQETSLTIYNLCRINMFLHDINFNKFNIAHGNTLIDPKHWDDEPFDAIVSNPPYSINWEGDSNPLLINDPRYSPAGVLAPKSKADLAFTMHMLHWLSPSGTAAIVEFPGVLYRGGAEQKIRKYLVDNNYIDTIFQLPPDLFYGTTIATCILVLKKNKTDNKILFIDASTEFIRSGNKNKLSDENKNKILETIKKRKNIEYFAKIVDNKEIAKNDFNLSVSSYVIQKDTREVVDIEVLNKDIERIVKRQNELRTAIEKIVKEL; this is translated from the coding sequence ATGAAAGAGAAATCTAAAGAAAAGATTATAAATGAAAACACCAGTGCCAATGAAAAGGCAGAATTGCATCGCACTATCTGGCAGATCGCAAACGACCTTCGCGGGAGTATAGATGGCTGGGATTTTAAACAATATGTGCTAGGCTTTTTGTTTTATAGATTTATTTCAGAAAATATCACCAGTTATATAAACAATCAACAAAGAAAATTAAAAGAACAAGCCAATTTTAATTATGCTTCAGTATCCGATGAACAGGCAACTAAAGGGAGAAAAGCTATCTTACAATCAAAAGGTTTTTTTATTTTACCAAGTGAATTGTTTGCAAATATAAAAGCAAGCGCAAGCGATGACAGTAACTTAAACACTACTCTTCATAGGATATTTAAAAATATAGAAAACTCTGCAAAAAGTTTTGAAAGTGAAGATGACATGAAAGGATTGTTTGATGATATTGATGTTAATTCAAATAAATTGGGCAACACCGTTGAAAAAAGAAATGTCTTGCTTTTAAAATTATTAAACGCTATTGGAGAATTAAAATTAGGTGACTTTAATGATAATACCATTGATGCTTTTGGTGATGCGTATGAATATCTAATGACCATGTATGCCTCCAGTGCAGGTAAATCAGGCGGTGAATTTTTTACCCCCCAAGAAGTGAGCGAGCTTCTTGCAGAGATTGCTACCATAGGAAAAAAGGAAGTAAATAAAGTCTATGACCCCGCTTGTGGTTCAGGCTCATTGCTTTTAAAGTTCGCCAAAGTTCTCGGAAAAGATAATGTTCGAAATGGATTTTATGGCCAAGAAACCAGCCTAACTATCTATAACCTGTGTCGTATCAATATGTTTCTGCATGATATTAATTTTAATAAATTTAATATCGCTCACGGCAATACGCTTATTGACCCAAAACATTGGGATGATGAACCCTTTGATGCCATTGTTTCCAATCCACCATATTCAATAAATTGGGAAGGTGATTCTAATCCACTGCTTATAAACGATCCGAGGTATTCTCCTGCAGGAGTGCTTGCCCCTAAAAGTAAGGCAGACCTTGCTTTTACTATGCACATGCTTCATTGGCTTTCACCAAGCGGAACAGCTGCTATTGTTGAGTTCCCTGGAGTTCTATATCGTGGTGGCGCAGAGCAAAAGATTAGAAAATATTTAGTTGATAATAATTATATAGATACTATATTTCAACTCCCTCCTGACTTATTTTATGGCACAACTATCGCCACTTGTATTTTAGTATTGAAGAAAAATAAAACAGATAACAAAATATTATTTATTGATGCCTCAACCGAGTTTATTAGAAGTGGCAATAAAAATAAATTATCAGATGAAAATAAAAATAAAATCCTAGAGACCATTAAAAAAAGAAAAAATATAGAGTACTTCGCAAAAATAGTAGATAACAAAGAAATAGCAAAGAATGATTTTAATCTTTCTGTTTCTAGCTATGTAATCCAAAAAGATACGAGAGAAGTAGTAGATATAGAAGTATTAAATAAAGATATTGAAAGAATCGTTAAAAGACAAAATGAATTAAGAACAGCGATTGAAAAAATAGTCAAAGAATTATAA
- a CDS encoding restriction endonuclease subunit S, which produces MPTTTSTIHKLISQLCPKGVEFKELGELGVFYGGLTGKSKNDFSNGNAKYITYMNIFSNISINTEVSSFVKINVNENQNKIKYGDVLFTGSSETPYECAMSSVLTTKINENIYLNSFSFGFRFNENITIIPDFSKYLFRSNELRQQINKTANGVTRFNVSKKIFSKIKIPIPPLPIQKEIVRILDSFTELESELESELESELESRKKQYEYYRNELLTFGDEVEYKELGEVLLKTENIKWKKVSDENYKYIDLTSVNRENNKIEVTHNINKLNAPSRAQQIVLKDDIIFGTTRPTLKRYTIISNEFNNQICSSGFIVLRANKYIVNPKFIYYILTTKSFYNFVENNQEGASYPAISNSLIKSFKIPIPPLAEQNRIVAILDKFDALVNDISIGLPGELKARRQQYEYYRNELLTFGELVK; this is translated from the coding sequence ATGCCAACCACAACCTCTACAATCCACAAACTTATTTCTCAACTATGCCCTAAAGGTGTGGAGTTTAAAGAGTTGGGGGAGTTAGGTGTATTTTATGGTGGGCTCACTGGTAAAAGTAAGAATGATTTTAGTAATGGTAATGCAAAATATATTACTTATATGAATATATTTTCAAATATTTCAATAAATACAGAAGTTTCATCATTTGTTAAAATTAATGTTAATGAAAATCAAAATAAAATTAAATATGGAGATGTATTATTTACAGGTTCTTCAGAAACACCATATGAATGTGCTATGTCGTCAGTGTTAACAACTAAGATAAATGAAAATATATATTTAAATAGTTTTAGTTTTGGTTTCAGATTCAATGAAAATATTACAATTATTCCAGATTTCTCAAAATATCTTTTTAGAAGCAATGAATTAAGACAACAAATAAATAAAACAGCAAATGGTGTTACAAGATTTAATGTTTCAAAAAAAATATTTTCTAAAATCAAAATCCCCATCCCACCTCTACCAATTCAAAAAGAAATTGTAAGAATATTAGATAGTTTTACCGAATTAGAATCCGAATTAGAATCCGAATTAGAATCCGAATTAGAATCCAGAAAGAAGCAATATGAATATTATAGAAATGAATTATTAACTTTTGGTGATGAGGTGGAATATAAAGAGTTGGGTGAAGTATTATTAAAAACTGAAAATATTAAATGGAAAAAAGTTTCAGATGAAAATTATAAATATATTGACTTAACCTCCGTAAATAGAGAAAATAATAAAATTGAAGTAACTCATAACATTAATAAATTAAATGCTCCAAGTAGGGCACAACAAATTGTTTTAAAAGATGATATTATATTTGGAACAACAAGACCTACATTAAAACGATATACAATAATATCAAATGAATTTAATAATCAAATATGTAGTTCTGGTTTTATTGTTTTAAGAGCAAATAAATATATTGTAAACCCCAAATTCATTTATTATATTTTAACTACAAAAAGTTTTTATAACTTTGTTGAAAATAATCAAGAGGGTGCAAGTTATCCAGCGATATCAAATAGTTTAATTAAATCTTTCAAAATCCCCATCCCACCTCTTGCTGAGCAGAATAGAATTGTGGCTATACTTGATAAATTTGATGCATTGGTAAATGATATATCTATTGGTCTTCCTGGTGAGCTAAAGGCTCGCAGGCAACAATATGAATATTATAGAAATGAGTTATTAACGTTTGGTGAATTAGTAAAGTAA